Part of the Bacillota bacterium genome, CACGACTTAATTATACCGGCGCGTTTCGCAGGTTGTCAATCTTGGAGGGGAGCCGGAACTATGCGGATGGCTGACAACATATGCTAGTAATGGTAGCACATGTCATTCAATTGACACATTAAGGGCGTCCGTGTTAGAATAAGAAAAGCGATGAGAGCTCGGAAGCAGCCTGATATCGCCGTATTTGGCGTTGAGCAGGCTTTCGGCTGCCGGCGCGAGTTGCATGTGCAAGCGCGAGGCGCGCAAGATGGATCAGGATGAGGGTGACGATCTTCGGACTGCGCCGGCGAGCATCGTGGCAGCGACGTGTGATTGGGGGGAGCATGGCCGTGTTCAATGTCGGCGACAAGGTGGTCTACCCAATGCACGGGGCTGGCGTCATCGAGGCAGTCGAAGAGAGGGAGGTACTCGGTGAGAGACAAAAGTACTACATCCTCCGGATCCCTCTTGGCGACATGAGAGTCATGGTTCCACTCAATAGCGCGCGAGAAGTGGGCTTGCGCAGCGTGATAAGCGAAGAGGACGTCAAGAAGGTATACGAGATACTCGGCGGGGCCAAGACGAAGATGTCCTCGAACTGGAACCGCAGGTATCGGGCCAACCTCGAGAAGATGAAAAGCGGCGATGTGTTCGCAGTCGCAGAGGTCGTAAGGAACCTTGCGTACCGGGACAGAGAGAAAGGTCTGTCCACCGGCGAGCGGCGCATGCTCGACAACGCGAAACAGATCCTCATAAGTGAGCTCGTCGTGGCTCAAGAGGCCGAAGAGGCCGAGGTTCAAAAGGCGATCGAACAGGTTTTGCAGTAAGCATACGGACATCCGGAGGAACCTAGGAGCGCCTTCGCGCGTTCTCAATTTGGGACGAGGCATTGACCTTGAGGCGGGCAAGTCAGGCGGGCAAGCCCAAAGACGAGTCCATCCATCGAAATGAACGCGTCCTGCTAGGCTCATTTGGGTCGGAACGAACGATGAGGTGGTAACCGGCGCGATCGTGGCGGCTCCCAGCCGAGGGGCCATTTGGCCTCAGAAAGAGGCGCGGATATCGATGACGCGAAATCCCCATAATATCCTCGAAAACCAGCATGAGTCGTCAGAAGACTGCCTGCGCCCCCGGAGCCCCAGGGGGCGATCAACTGTTTCAAGCGGAATGGAGGTGAGAACCTTCGTGCTTGATTGGATAATCCGTCTACTACTCCTTGCAGGCGGGTCATTCCTCGGTGTGTTCGTGTACAACGTAGCGGGTGGGTCAACGCCAGCGACTCTCGGCGGCAGCGGCGATGCGGGTGCGTTCGTTCTCATGGCTTCAGGCGGCGGGCTGGTCGGTCTCCTAGTCGCGCCCGTGATCACCCAGTGGATTCGGAGGGTCACATCAAAGCTGGAGTCTAATCTCCACAAGACCCCCACTCAAGACCTCGTGGTCGGCGCGTTTGGTGCCATAGTCGGGCTTCTCATAGCTGTCCTCTTGACTTTGCCGTTCTCGCAGCTACCTTACATAGGGGTGTATCTGCCAATAGGTTTCACGCTGTTCATGGGGTACCTCGGGATGCATGTGGCGATAAAGAAGAGGGAGGACCTCTTGAACCTATTCATGGCGGTCCCGCGTTCGGTCGAGCGGGCCATGACTACGTCGAGGGAACGCAGTGTCAAGCACCAGGGCGCGTGCGGCTGGAAAGTGCTCGACACCAGCGTAATCATCGACGGCCGGATCCTAGATATCTGTAAGAGCGGCTTCATAGAAGGGACCATCATTGTCCCGACATTTGTTCTGGAGGAGCTACAGCGCATAGCGGACTCATCGGATCCACTCAAGCGCAATAGGGGACGCCGGGGACTCGATGTCCTAAACAGCATGCAGAAGGAGGAGAACGTCCACGTACAGATAGTGGACACGGAGCCCGGCGATGGGTCTGACGTCGACTCGAGACTCTTGAGACTTGCGGCGGATTTCGGTGCGAAGATCATCACAAACGACTTCAACCTGAATAAAGTCGCGGAGCTACGGGGCGTGAAAGTGCTTAACATCAACGAGCTCGCGAACGCACTGAAACCTGTGGTCTTGCCCGGTGAAGAGATGACGGTGCGCGTTATCCGCGACGGGAAGGAAATCGGCCAGGGCGTGGGGTACCTCGACGACGGTACGATGATCGTGATTGACGGGGGAAGGCGCTACATAGGTGAGGATGTCGGAGTCACCGTCACGAGCGTCTTGCAGACCGCCGCCGGTAGGATGATATTCGCGAAACCGAAAGCGACGTGACAGCAGCGGGAATGCCGTCCATCAGGCCGGTGACCCGTCTTCAACGCCTTTCACGCAGTCGCCGGCTCTGGCAACCCCTTTCAGGGACGGGGGCATCCCCGGAAGCATGACCGGACTCGATGAGGTGAGGGTGTGGACATGTGAGCGTGTGCGCATTGATAGCTGCGGCAGGGGCCGGGCGCAGGATGGGGGCGGGCGTCAACAAAGTGTATCTGACTCTTCGCGGTGAGCCGGTGCTGCGCCACACTCTTCGCGCGTTCGAAGTGTGTGACCGCATTGACGACGTCATCGTCATAGCGGCCCCCGCCGAGGTGAAGTGGGCACAGGCCGTCATCGGCGGCTGGGGAGAGATCTCCAAGGTCAGAAAGGTCGTGGCGGGAGGCGCCACGCGACAGGAATCGATTCGGCTCGGGATTCAGCATCTCGATGCCGCGTGCGAGATCGTGGCCATCCACGACGGCGCGCGGCCTTTGATTTGTCCCCGAACAATCGCGCGCGTAGTGGAGGCGGCGCGCACGTTCGGGGCAGCCGTGGTCGCGGTCCCGGTCACGGATACGACGAAGTCCGTGCGCGACGGGGAGGTCGTAGCCACGTTGGATCGCGAGAGCTTGTGGGCGGCTGCAACTCCCCAGGCGTTCCTCAGGCAGACAATCGAGGATGCGCACAGGGCCGCTGCGCGCGAGGGCATCCAGGCGACTGATGACTCCTCGTTGGTGGAGAAGACAGGGACGAGGGTCAGGGTGGTGAGGGGAGAAAGCGATAACATCAAGATCACCACGCCGGAGGATCTGATCGTCGCCGAAGCGCTCCTCGGAGCTCGGGACTCACAAAGCACGCGAGGAGCATTCGTCGAGCAGCCTCGCATGGTCGACGCGAGCCCGTCGCGACCGTTGAGTGGACTGGCCGGTGCAGAGCCGTGGACACCGGAACGACGCCCTGGCCCTGGTAGAGTGCCTGCGATCAGGGTCGGACTCGGGTTTGACGTGCACAGGCTCGTCGCAGGTAGGCCGCTCGTTCTGGCCGGGGTCGAGATCCCCTTTGACCTGGGACTCGAGGGTCACTCCGACGCGGACGTCATCCTCCATGCCATTGCCGACGCGATCTTGGGGGCATGCGGGCTCGGTGACATCGGGCACTTCTTTCCGGACACCGACCCTGCGTTCGCCGGGATATCCAGCGCCGTCATCTTGGAGAAAGTACGAGACGTTTCCAGCGAGGCCGGGTTCGCGGTCATCAACGTGGACGCCACGCTCGTCGCGGATCGCCCCAAGGTATCCCGGTACATTGGCGAGATGCGCGCGACCGTGGCGCGCATCCTGCGCTTGCCGGTGGAGAGGGTGGGCATCAAGGCGACGACTGCGGAAGGGATGGGGTTTGTCGGGCGTGGCGAGGGCATGGCTTGTTTCGCAACCTGCGGTGTCTGGGAGACACGGGAGCCGTCTGAAACGGGCGTTGAAGGGTAGTTCGCGCGGCGAGGGAAACACCCGAATGTCTAAGGAAGAGTTGAGCGCGTGAAAAACTGGGAGGAACCGGTGGATCTTCGTCCGGACACGATACAAGAGACCCGGGAGGTAGAGCACGTGGTAGTAAGACGGATAATGAACGCGAATCCGGTCACGGTCGGGCCTGACACGCCTGTCGGAGAGCTTCGGAGGGTGATGCTGAACAGCGGCACCAACTTCCTTCTCGTGACCGAGCTCGGAACGGTGGTTGGCATCATATCCGATAGGGATCTCCTCACTCCGGTGAGGGAAGGGCTGGCTGCTCGGGACGTGATGGATACGAACGTGATAAAGGTGTCTGATGAATGCACCGTGTCTGAAGCATGCTCCTTCCTCGGTGACTCAAATGCCCCTGCCTTGGTAGTGCTGGACAGCGAGGGAGAACTGGCGGGAGTGGTGTCTCCGAGAGACGTTGTCAAGGGAATGGCCGGTGACGAGGATGTTACCAAGATCTCGGTGGAGGCTGCGTCGATATACCTCGTGATGACCCGAAGCCGGGAGTACGAAAAGTACTGGCTCGAGAAAGTACGAGGTTATGGATACAGAGGCGCCATAACGCAAGTGGGGGCGAGCTCCGACCGTCTCGCTGCGAAACTGCGCGAGAGCATGATCGCGGCTGCCGTGGCCCTCGGCGTGATCTCCGAGGATGCGCGGGAGAAGATCGCGGTCTCCAACGCCGTCAGGGACGCTTACATTCAGCTTTCCATGATCAACCCCGGGCTCGGTGGCGGGTTCAAGATGGCAGTCGTGAGAGGCGATGGACGGGTCTCCGTGGCCATATTCGGACGCTTCGGTCACGCGCTGGTCGACGGACCGGAGCAGCTTGCCGTGGGCTACAGTGTAATCTGAGTGTAGTGTGACGTCAGGCGGGACGCGCTCAATGGCTGCCTCGCAAGGCTTTGTAGACGCGCCTGGGCGCCTGCTCTGTGGGTGCCTGTTCTGAAGCGGCCGAGAGCTGGCTCGGGCCGTGAATCGCGAGCGCGATGACGGCGGAGTCTGCTGGGCTCTGGAGGGGTTCGGGTGGCAAGACTGGTCGTAAGCGGAGGAAGGAAGCTCTCCGGTTCAGTTCGGCTGACCGGCTCGAAGAACAGCGCGCTCGCGATCCTTGCCGGAGCTGCGCTGGGGGCTGAGCCATGCGTTCTCGACAACGTGCCCAACTATACCGACGTCCTGGCTCAATGCCAGATTCTGGAGGAACTTGGGGCCAAGGTCCGGTTCTTGGGACCGGGGAGGGCGGAGATAGACGGCTCCAGCATAACGGGCCACCGACCTTCATACGACCTCGTGCGTCGGCTGAGGGCGTCGTTTTACGCCGCCGGATTGTTGCTGGCGCGGCTTGGCATCGCGGAGGTGCCTTTTCCTGGTGGAGACGTGATAGGAACTAGAGGTATCAATTTCCATTTGGAGGGCTTCAGATCCCTGGGCGCAGAAGTCTTGGTCGAACACGGGTACGTGAAGCTTCGCGCGAAGAGGCTTCGGGGCACTAGTTTTTACGTGGGCAAGGCGAGCCACGGCACGACCGTCAACATGATGCTTGCCGCGACCCTCGCAGAGGGCACCACCATCCTGGAAAACGCAGCTCGCGACCCGGAGATCGTGGATCTCGCGATCCTTCTGAACTCCATGGGTGCGCGCATACGGGGCGCGGGCACGAGCACCATAAGGATCGACGGAGTCGATCGCCTGTCTTCCGCAAGACACGAGATCATCCCCGACAGGCTGGAAGCGGGCACGCTGGCTATCGCGGCAGCCATGACGGGCGGAGACGTGACCATCGAGAACGCCGTTCCGGAGCACCTTAGGACAGTGATCATCCAGCTCCAGGCGGCTGGGGTCACGGTCGACGAGAGCCAGGCGGTTGTGCGAGTGCGCGGCCCGGAGCGCTGCAAGGCGGTCAACGTTGAGACGCAGCCGTACCCGGGGTTTCCCACGGACCTCCAACCGCAGTTTGTCGCGATGATGACGCGCGCCGCTGGGGTCAGCGCTATCACTGAAACACGATTCGAGAACAGGTTCGGGTATGCGGATGAACTCCGCAGGCTGGGCGCTGATCTTCAAGTGGACAGGGACACGATAATCGTGCGCGGCGTCGAGAAACTCACGGGCGCCCCGGTAGAGTGCCCAAGGGACATACGCGGCGGGGTCGCGCTCTTGCTCGCCGGCCTGGTCGCAGAGGGTGACACGGAGATACGCGAGGTGCATCACATAGATAGGGGCTACGACCGTATCGAGGTCAAGCTGGCGTCGCTGGGGGCCAATGTGAAAAGGTTCAAGGACGGGGATGATCCGTGAGGCAGAGTGGTGATGCAGGAAGTGGGTGTGCGGGGCGCTTGCGTGACCATCGCCGTATTGAGCAAGGCCAGGCGGTGGCGGCGCCGAGACGCTCAGGACGCAGGGTGGCAGGGTGCCTGGTTGCGGCAGTGCTCTTCATCGCGGCCGGCCTCACCGCTCCCAAGGCATCAGCGGCCGGACCTACCGGTCCCGCAGCAGTCGACGTGCGGGCTCGTGAGTCGACAGTCTGCGTTGGAGCGTGGGACGTGACGATTGGCGGCCAGGTGGTGATGCGCATACGAGCGGCGTCCGGGGGAATCTCCGCTAGGGAGAGAGCTCTCGCCGTGGTCGATAGACTTCGCGTCAGGCTGAAAACGGTTGGAGCTGACGCGGTCATGCCGGCCGTTGTGAGAGGGAATTTCGCGGTGGCGGCTGGCGACGGGCTTATCGTCACGGTCGATTCTCACCACGCCGAGATGAACAGAAGCTCTCGCTATGAGCTGGCCCTTCGATGGGCGAACAATATCAGAGAGGCGCTAGGTGCCCCGGTGTTGTCCCGGCAGGGAGGCCATCTGCTATCCCTCGACGGAGAGCGGGCGCGCTCGGCGCTCGTGGGAAGGGCGTCGTGGTACGGGGGGCGGTGGCATGGAAGGCCGACGGCGACCGGCGAGATCTATGACCAGAACAGTCTTACCGCCGCCCACCGGACGCTCCCGTTCGGTACCCTCGTCAGAGTCACCAACCTCGTCAACGGAAAGCAAGTTACGGTGAGGATCAACAATAGAGGCCCTTACGTTGCCGGCCGTGACATCGATCTGTCAAGAGCCGCAGCCGCGGCCATCGATCTCATCGAGCCGGGGGTTGCGCCGGTGACCATCGAAGTACTGGCCGGGAGATGACGTCTGGACGCGAGGCGACGAAACGGCGCAGGAGGAATTCCCGGATCCCTGTAGTATTCGCCAACTCAAATCCGTGGGTTGAAAACTAGAGGGCACGCGAGGAGGTGCCAGCATGGGGTTGCGCGTGTACAACACGCTTACCAGGACGAAAGAGGACTTCATTCCACGTACTCCGGGGCGGGTTGATCTATACCAATGTGGTATCACGCCGTATGATTACACTCACATGGGTCACGCGAGGCAGTACGTGTTTTGGGACACGGTGCGACGGTATCTCAAGTGGCGGGGCTTCGAGGTGTTCTGCGTTCAGAACGTAACGGACGTGGACGACAAGATAATCGCCAAAGCGAACGAGCGAGGCACCTCACCCGCTGATATCGCCGCCGAGTATCACGAGGATTTCCTCGACGTCATGGATAGGCTCGGCGTCCTGCGGCCCGACGCATTCCCCAAAGTCACCGAGCACATACAGGACATAATCCACGTCATCGAGGGTCTGGTGGAGAAGGGCTACGCCTACCAAGTGGATGGCGACGTGTTCTTCGAGGTGACGCGTTTTCCCGGCTACGGTAAGTTGTCGAGGCGGTCACTCGACGAAATGCTAGCGGGGGCGCGGGTCGAGGTTGACCCCAGGAAGAGGAACGCCATGGACTTCGCGCTCTGGAAAGCGTCGAAGCCAGGGGAGCCCGCGTGGGATAGCCCGTGGGGCCACGGGCGACCGGGGTGGCACATCGAGTGTTCGGCGTTAGCCCTGAAGTACCTCGGGAACGGATTCGACTTCCACGGGGGCGGCGACGAGCTCATGTTCCCCCACCATGAGAACGAGATAGCTCAGTCCGAGGCGTACACGGGCGAGGCGCCTTTCGCACGCTACTTCGTCCACCACGCCATGCTGAACGTCGGGGACGCCAAGATGTCCAAGTCGCTCGGGAATTTCTTCGCCGTGCGGGATGTACTGCGCCAATACGAGCCCGGGGTCATCCGGTACTACTTCGCATCGAAGCACTATCGAAGCCCCGCGAGCTACAGCGCGGAGGAACTCGAGGCGGCCCGGCGGTCCTACGAAAGGCTGCGGTCTACATTCCAGGCGGCGAAGCGACGCGTCGCGGAAGCCGGGGAGCGTTGCGGCGATGGGACGAGGGGATCTTTCGGGTCCGATACGGCGTCCGGGCAACCGTCGAGTGGAAAGGACTCTGGTCCGTCGAGAAGCGCCGGTGGAGACGTTCTCGCAGCCGCAGCGAGCCAAACGCGGGACAAATTCATCCAGGGCATGGACGACGACTTCAATACCGCCGTAGGACTCGCGGCCATCCACGATCTGGCGAGGACTGTCAATGAAGCCCTGCACTCGATGGGCCGTGAGGTCAGCCTCGAGGGGCTCAATCGAGCCGTAGATGTGATGCAGGAGACCGGCGACATTCTTGGCCTCTTCCGCGAGGAGGGGGAGGCTGCGGCCGACGCGGAGACGATAGGAGGGCTAGTCGAGCTGCTCGTGCGAGTGCGTGGGGAGCTGCGAGCCAAGAAGGAGTGGGCGCTTGCTGACAGCATACGAGACGGCCTGCGCGAGATGGGGTTCGTCCTTGAGGACACGAGCTCGGGCACTCTTTGGAAACGTGAGAGATGATGGTGCCTTTGAATTCGTCCAGCGCTGAGAGCGTGGAAAGACTTCCTGCGGGTGTCCTGGCCTATGTCGGAGATGCGGTGTACGAGCTTTACGTGCGCACCTGCTTAGTACGAGACGGACGGCGGGACCTCGAAGAGCTGCATCGCGAAGCCGTCATGCGTGTGAACGCAAAGGCACAGGCTCGTACCCTGGCCCAGCTCGATGCGTTCCTCCATCCCGACGAGCTGGAGATAGCGAGACGGGCACGGAACGCCCATACCGGCAGAGGGCCCGGCAGAGGGCCGAGAGGCGCGACTGTCCTCGATTACAGACATTCCACGGGGTTCGAGGCTGTGCTGGGATACCTGTACCTGCAGGGCAGGGAGGATCGGCTCGGCGAGGTGCTGGAAAAGGCGCTCTCCCTGTCAGACGAGAATCGGGGAGGTCAAGCGCCATGAACGTAGTGCTCGTGAGCTACACACCAGATCCGGAAAGAGTGGTGGCCGTCGCGGCGAGGCAGTGCTACTCACCGCTTGGAGCTGCAGAGCTTGCGGAGGGTTTGTCCGATGAGAAAGTGGGCGAGCTCATCAGGACAATCATCGAGGCTGGGCACCTCTCTCCCACGGAACACGCTTCGTTCACATTTGCCATCGAGGGGGTGAGCCGTGCCCTCAGCCACCAGCTCGTCAGGCATCGCATAGCCTCGTACTCACAGCAGTCACAACGGTATGTGAGCGAGCGGGGATTTGGCTACGTCACTCCGCCGTCCATAGCGGCGGATCCCAGGGCTCGGGCGATCTTCGAGAGGCAAATGGAGCACGCCCGAGACGCGTATAGGGAGCTTGTGGCGCTCGTTCCCAGGGAGGACGCGCGGTTCGTCCTGCCGAACGCGTGCGAGACCCGGCTCGTGATGACCATGAACTGCCGGAGCCTTTACAACTTCTTCGAGCGCCGCCTCTGCGAGCGGGCGCAGTGGGAGATACGCGAGCTCGCCCGAGAGATGTTGCGGCGTGTTCGCGACGTTGCACCGAGGCTCTTCTCATGGGTGGGACCTCCGTGCGAGATGAGGGGTTACTGCCCTGAAGGGAAAATGTCTTGCGGAAGGGCCGAGGGGACGAGCCGGTGTCTCATAGCGGCAGCGGATCTCGTAAAGGATAAGTGTGATGACGGGACCGGTGCGGAAGGATGAACGAACGTGGAGGAAGACCACGGAAGTCGGCGGCAGACCTAGGACGTGGCGGAGGAGAGGCGCGGGGTGGAGGAGAGACGCGCGGCGGAAAGGCGCCTGAGGAACCCGTGCTCGTGGGGAGAAATCCCGTCATCGAGGCGCTTCGCTCCGGACGATCCATCGCCAAGACCATGATCGCGAAAGGTGTTGACCCCAGGTTTGCGACGCTGGTCAAGTCCCTTGCGCGTGAGGCGGGAGTTCCTGTCGTGGAGGTTGACAGGGCCAAGCTGGACGCGCTCGCGGCCGGGCGACGTCACCAGGGTGTGGCGGCTGTTGGAGCTGCCGCGAGGCACTTCGATGTGGACGACCTCCTTAGCCGCGCCGGGGAGCACGGGCTCATAGTGGTCCTTGACGGAATAGAGGATCCTCAGAACCTTGGCGCGATCTTGAGGACGTGCGACGCCGTGGGGGCTGCAGGCGTGATAGTCCCGAAGCGCCGGGCGTGCGGTCTCACGGGCGCTGTGGCGAGGGCTTCCGCTGGCGCAGTGGAGTACGTCCCGTGCGCTAGGGTAGCCAACCTCGTCCGAGAGATAGAGAGGCTGAAGGAACGGGGCTTCTGGGTTTTCGGAGCCGACGCGGGCGCTGAACGGAGCATTTACGAAGCGGACTTCACGGGCCGGGTAGCCTTGATCATCGGGTCCGAGGGAAGGGGGATATCGCGCCTACTTGCGGAGAAGTGCGATGCCCTCGTGAAGATCCCGACGCTCGGTCACGTATCCTCGTTGAACGCGTCGGTCGCGGCTGCGGTGATCATGTTCGAAGCGCTGCGCCAGAGGGAGGCGGCGAGAGGAGAGTAGCCTCACGGTGAGACCGCACTTGGCATCGATCGTGATGAGAGCCTCTTTGATCGGCGCCTGCCTCGCTGTGGGGATAGTTGTCGGGGCAGGCGCGTTTCTTTCGGGGGCAGGGGGGCGCGTTGCACCCGGAGTGGAGATCGGGGGTATAGAAGTAGGTGGCGTTGCGCGAGCCGAGGCCGCCGAGATCGCGGGCAGGATAGCCCGGATCGTCAACGGAACGCCGTTGGTCTTCGTCCACGAGGGCAAGCAGTGGGCGCGCAGCCCGGAACGACTGGGTGCCAAGAGCGATGCCGCGGAGCTCGTTGGGCGTGTCATGAGAGTAGGAAGGACCGGGAGCGCCGCCAGGAGGGCGTGGCAACTCCTTGGGGCGGTGACTCGCGGGTGGCGGGTCGGCGCCGCCACTCACGTGGACGAGGAGAAGCTGTTTGAGGAGATCCTTGCGCTGGCATCTGAGATAAACGTCGAAGCGAGGAACGCTACCTTTGACGTCAGGACCGGGCGAGAGGTTCCCGAACGAGAAGGGCGGAG contains:
- a CDS encoding CarD family transcriptional regulator, with the translated sequence MFNVGDKVVYPMHGAGVIEAVEEREVLGERQKYYILRIPLGDMRVMVPLNSAREVGLRSVISEEDVKKVYEILGGAKTKMSSNWNRRYRANLEKMKSGDVFAVAEVVRNLAYRDREKGLSTGERRMLDNAKQILISELVVAQEAEEAEVQKAIEQVLQ
- a CDS encoding PIN/TRAM domain-containing protein, which encodes MRTFVLDWIIRLLLLAGGSFLGVFVYNVAGGSTPATLGGSGDAGAFVLMASGGGLVGLLVAPVITQWIRRVTSKLESNLHKTPTQDLVVGAFGAIVGLLIAVLLTLPFSQLPYIGVYLPIGFTLFMGYLGMHVAIKKREDLLNLFMAVPRSVERAMTTSRERSVKHQGACGWKVLDTSVIIDGRILDICKSGFIEGTIIVPTFVLEELQRIADSSDPLKRNRGRRGLDVLNSMQKEENVHVQIVDTEPGDGSDVDSRLLRLAADFGAKIITNDFNLNKVAELRGVKVLNINELANALKPVVLPGEEMTVRVIRDGKEIGQGVGYLDDGTMIVIDGGRRYIGEDVGVTVTSVLQTAAGRMIFAKPKAT
- the ispD gene encoding 2-C-methyl-D-erythritol 4-phosphate cytidylyltransferase, with the protein product MSVCALIAAAGAGRRMGAGVNKVYLTLRGEPVLRHTLRAFEVCDRIDDVIVIAAPAEVKWAQAVIGGWGEISKVRKVVAGGATRQESIRLGIQHLDAACEIVAIHDGARPLICPRTIARVVEAARTFGAAVVAVPVTDTTKSVRDGEVVATLDRESLWAAATPQAFLRQTIEDAHRAAAREGIQATDDSSLVEKTGTRVRVVRGESDNIKITTPEDLIVAEALLGARDSQSTRGAFVEQPRMVDASPSRPLSGLAGAEPWTPERRPGPGRVPAIRVGLGFDVHRLVAGRPLVLAGVEIPFDLGLEGHSDADVILHAIADAILGACGLGDIGHFFPDTDPAFAGISSAVILEKVRDVSSEAGFAVINVDATLVADRPKVSRYIGEMRATVARILRLPVERVGIKATTAEGMGFVGRGEGMACFATCGVWETREPSETGVEG
- a CDS encoding CBS domain-containing protein encodes the protein MVVRRIMNANPVTVGPDTPVGELRRVMLNSGTNFLLVTELGTVVGIISDRDLLTPVREGLAARDVMDTNVIKVSDECTVSEACSFLGDSNAPALVVLDSEGELAGVVSPRDVVKGMAGDEDVTKISVEAASIYLVMTRSREYEKYWLEKVRGYGYRGAITQVGASSDRLAAKLRESMIAAAVALGVISEDAREKIAVSNAVRDAYIQLSMINPGLGGGFKMAVVRGDGRVSVAIFGRFGHALVDGPEQLAVGYSVI
- the murA gene encoding UDP-N-acetylglucosamine 1-carboxyvinyltransferase, whose amino-acid sequence is MARLVVSGGRKLSGSVRLTGSKNSALAILAGAALGAEPCVLDNVPNYTDVLAQCQILEELGAKVRFLGPGRAEIDGSSITGHRPSYDLVRRLRASFYAAGLLLARLGIAEVPFPGGDVIGTRGINFHLEGFRSLGAEVLVEHGYVKLRAKRLRGTSFYVGKASHGTTVNMMLAATLAEGTTILENAARDPEIVDLAILLNSMGARIRGAGTSTIRIDGVDRLSSARHEIIPDRLEAGTLAIAAAMTGGDVTIENAVPEHLRTVIIQLQAAGVTVDESQAVVRVRGPERCKAVNVETQPYPGFPTDLQPQFVAMMTRAAGVSAITETRFENRFGYADELRRLGADLQVDRDTIIVRGVEKLTGAPVECPRDIRGGVALLLAGLVAEGDTEIREVHHIDRGYDRIEVKLASLGANVKRFKDGDDP
- the cysS gene encoding cysteine--tRNA ligase: MGLRVYNTLTRTKEDFIPRTPGRVDLYQCGITPYDYTHMGHARQYVFWDTVRRYLKWRGFEVFCVQNVTDVDDKIIAKANERGTSPADIAAEYHEDFLDVMDRLGVLRPDAFPKVTEHIQDIIHVIEGLVEKGYAYQVDGDVFFEVTRFPGYGKLSRRSLDEMLAGARVEVDPRKRNAMDFALWKASKPGEPAWDSPWGHGRPGWHIECSALALKYLGNGFDFHGGGDELMFPHHENEIAQSEAYTGEAPFARYFVHHAMLNVGDAKMSKSLGNFFAVRDVLRQYEPGVIRYYFASKHYRSPASYSAEELEAARRSYERLRSTFQAAKRRVAEAGERCGDGTRGSFGSDTASGQPSSGKDSGPSRSAGGDVLAAAASQTRDKFIQGMDDDFNTAVGLAAIHDLARTVNEALHSMGREVSLEGLNRAVDVMQETGDILGLFREEGEAAADAETIGGLVELLVRVRGELRAKKEWALADSIRDGLREMGFVLEDTSSGTLWKRER
- a CDS encoding ribonuclease III; translated protein: MVPLNSSSAESVERLPAGVLAYVGDAVYELYVRTCLVRDGRRDLEELHREAVMRVNAKAQARTLAQLDAFLHPDELEIARRARNAHTGRGPGRGPRGATVLDYRHSTGFEAVLGYLYLQGREDRLGEVLEKALSLSDENRGGQAP
- the thyX gene encoding FAD-dependent thymidylate synthase yields the protein MNVVLVSYTPDPERVVAVAARQCYSPLGAAELAEGLSDEKVGELIRTIIEAGHLSPTEHASFTFAIEGVSRALSHQLVRHRIASYSQQSQRYVSERGFGYVTPPSIAADPRARAIFERQMEHARDAYRELVALVPREDARFVLPNACETRLVMTMNCRSLYNFFERRLCERAQWEIRELAREMLRRVRDVAPRLFSWVGPPCEMRGYCPEGKMSCGRAEGTSRCLIAAADLVKDKCDDGTGAEG
- the rlmB gene encoding 23S rRNA (guanosine(2251)-2'-O)-methyltransferase RlmB, encoding MNERGGRPRKSAADLGRGGGEARGGGETRGGKAPEEPVLVGRNPVIEALRSGRSIAKTMIAKGVDPRFATLVKSLAREAGVPVVEVDRAKLDALAAGRRHQGVAAVGAAARHFDVDDLLSRAGEHGLIVVLDGIEDPQNLGAILRTCDAVGAAGVIVPKRRACGLTGAVARASAGAVEYVPCARVANLVREIERLKERGFWVFGADAGAERSIYEADFTGRVALIIGSEGRGISRLLAEKCDALVKIPTLGHVSSLNASVAAAVIMFEALRQREAARGE